The genome window ACGGTGTTGGAGATGGAAGTGATGATGGTGGAGTGGTCATACTGGCAATGGCGATGGTGGTCGAGGGACGGTGATGAGAGGCAGTAGAGTTGGTGCGTAAGCCTGTGCGCAGAGCGCTGTGATGTCTTTGACGTTGACGCGGCGTGAGCGGTGGTGCTGGATGAGGTGTGTGCAGCGTTGGCAGGGCACGGTCGTTTATCGCAAGCGTCGTGCGCGTTTGTTGGCGACAATCCAAGTTGATTCTGCAAACGTCCGACTGCAAGTCAAGCCAATAGAGATATGTTTTTGACGTGACGAGTTCAGGTAACCAAACAAGACACAAGGTTGTGCGAGATGAAAGTGATGGGGAGCGGATGCCACAGTAGGGCTACGCGCGCTCTCTAtaccctcctcggcgcacGGTCTCCGCGATCCTGTACGCCCTTGGGGACGCGATTCACACGGCGTGGGTGGCTTAACACGTGCAGTTCAGGCGCGCTGCGACGCGATGGCGAGTGGAGAGATGGCCGgaaaggaaggaggaggcctGAGGGTTTGATGATGAGTGGATGGAGTTCGGATGACAAGAACCGAAGTCGCAATGGGTTGGATGAGGAAGGGTGAAAGAGACGCGATGTCAACAAGGGTCGTGGCGGTATGCCAGGGagttgagcgcgtcgtggaGTGATGTTTATTCAAGTATTGGAGACTAATCGGTAAGGAAGGGAGATGAGCGGAGTaagagggtggaggggtgtgagatgggagatggggaggttgatgaggatgtggatgggatgagggatggaATGGAATGGAATGGAgatggtggatggtggGATGGGTGATTGATTAGGTACTATAGACTGTAGCGTATGTGTTGACGAGTggcggggaagggagagggagggatTGGGAAGGCAAGGCAATGGTACCAAGAGGGAtggtgtggtggtggtggtggcagCCGTTGCGGCTTTGGTGAGGGAGCccggggaagaggggggggaggggggagaggggggagggatAGGAGGGAATTGTGGCGTGTTGTGCGTCTAAGAGTCTGTCCCCACTCATCTCCCTTGATTATGGCTCATGCTACGTATGGCTCATGGCTCCTCATGTCTCCTCGCGGCGCCATGTCGCCCCCTACCCAAATTCCAAAAGAGCGTGGGTCCAATGCCTTTGCAACCAccacccatctcctccccctgAGATCGACCtcaaccccttccccctACCTTTGGTGCTGACCGCGTGCATCGTCTGACCCCTAACACCATACCAAACTTgccgcctccaccccaGTATACTTGCCACCTCAGGAGGACAGATTATTACCAGCTGGGCGACATGGGCGCATGGGCGACGCCAGGAGTGGTGTCTGGTGATCGGGTTGCCTCTCTTAGCAAAAAAACGCAGCGATGACCATTTGATCCCATTTCCCTCTCCTGACGCCCTTGGAGACCACCAAGACTGGAGCCTGGAGTCTAAGAGCACGGACCTGGACCCTTCGCCCCAAAGCGGGTGGCGAGATCCAGGGTCCAACATTAGGCCCTAACCTCTCGGCGTTATCGAGTCTCGGCGAAACATTCAACGTGCACTCGTGGCGCTCAGAACATGTGGGCCCCGCACTCGTCTCCTTGAGTCTTGAGTGACCCGAATCCAATTAACCCTGGGGTGAAGCGCATCTCTTGATGACTTGAGCCACAGGCGAGGGCAATCAACAGCGAGGAACACTCCAAATCAAGAGACCACAGAGAGACCCAACACGTATCTCTCACTCCAAATCCCAATTCACGACACTATTGTCCAGTTGCAAGGCCGTTTGCGTCAGTGACGATGACCCTCCCCAATACCACAGGCAACAGACAGCGGGGGGGAGGACTCACTCTCGTGATCATGCTCATGGCTCGGAATGCATCCGGGTTGCAGTCGAACGCCAAGAACAGTCCATCAACTCGAGGAACGCAGCCCAGTTGGCAGAGGCCATACGACTGCGTGCTTTGGAGTAGTCGCAGTAGCCTTTGACCCACAGTACTGGTCTGGGTGACGGGGAAGGTGGCAGAGAAGGTTGGCGTTCTCAAAAGCAGTCGAGTGAACCTCAGTTTAGTAGATCCAAGGTCATTGCATGCGTAATAGGCCAAAATTGACCCCGCACCCAATGACGCGTGCTGGAGCCCCACTTGAGTTTCCCACCTAACCCTCACCAATACAATCCGGGCGCCGCGTATTTCTTATGATCGAGTCGTTCGTCGGCCATTTCAGACTTCAGACGGTCGGCGAAGGTCGGTGTTCACCGACAGGCGCGACAAGATTGGTACACGAAGTCGGCCGTCCATTGCTACTTTATCGACTCGCTACTTACTCCAACCCTGGTCAGTATCATTCTCATCCATTTATATCCTCGCTTTATCGCTTGCCCATCAATACATCTCTCACAAAACCCGCCACAATGCCAGCCGAGCTCAAAGCCTCCAGCCTCTACTtctcgcccatctcgcccAGCCACAAGCCGACTGCCGGCAAAGACGGTTATGGGAAGTGAGCCAGTAGCTGGGTGCGGTGTCGCTGACTGTCAGATACATGCTGACCGTCCCCGTGAGTGCCGTGTGGCCACGATCACGAGCGGCCTCTCTAATGACAGTGGAGTCGCACCTCGGGCTGGGGCCAGCCCAAGATCGCTGCACGCCAGGATATCTCCCTCGACCCTCTCGCCGGTGTGCTGCAGTAGTGAGTCGGCTGGCCACACGGAACCAGTCTCAATCTGGCTTAGTGCTGACATTGAGTGCCGTCACCTGCTTCGAGGGCATGAAGGTGAGTGCGGTTCTCCTAGTCGCCAGCATCGCAAGGAATGTGGCTAATCCCCCAGTGCTACAAGGACGACCAGGGTGATTACCCACCGGCACGGACCATGACCGCTAACAAGCCCAGGCGAGCTCCGCCTCTTCCGGCCGGCCAAGAACTTTGACCGCCTTAAGCGCTCTGCCGCCCGCGTCGGCCTCCCCGTGGGTTACAAAAAGGTCTGTGGCTGACGTGAGCAGGACCAGTGGGACAACGATGAGCTCCTagacctcctcggcaagctccttgaccttggtGAGTAACCGGGACCCCGTGCGCGACTGATTTCCCAGAGTCTGATCTTGTTCCCGCAGTTGACGGCGAGAACCTCTACATCCGGCccacgctcctcgagacGTCCGAGTCATTTGGCATTAAGGACGACGCATACGCGTCCGACGCCCTGCTCTACGTTGTCACGAGCCTAAACCTCGGCAAGGGTCTCTACGCGTCGTccgagggggagggaatCCGTCTGGATGCGTGCAGCCAGTTCATCCGCGCCTGGCCAGGAGGCCACGGCAGCTACAAGCTCGGTGCCAACTACGGCACTGTTCAGGTCGCAAAGCGCCCCGGCTATGCCATGTCGCTCTGGCTCCACACCGTAGATGGCAAGGAATACCTCTCAGAGGCCGGCGGAATGAATGTCTGGGTCatcaaggaggccaaggacggcTTCCTCGAGTTCACCACCATGGGTCTTGAGAACGGCATCGTCCTCCCAGGTATCACTCGTGAGAGCATCATCGAGCTTCTCAACGATCACGCCTCAGGCAAGGCCGAGTTCCCAATCGCTGGTATGCCCAAAAACATCCGCGTTGTTGAGCGCGACATCCCCATGGAGGAGATCAccgagggcgtcaaggACGGCTCGCTCAAAGGAATGTTCGGTTGCGGGTAAGTCATCCCGATCTGCAGGACAACAGCGTTGATGAGCTGACGCTGATGGTAGCACTGGAGTCGTTGTCGTCCAGATCGGAAACATCACGAGCCAGGGCAAGGAGTACAAGATCCCCTCGAATCCCCTGATCAagctcctccgcgacgcAATGACGGGCATCCAGCGTGGTAGAATCGAGCACGGTGACTGGTCGTACGTTGTCCCCggatgggatgggaagcagcacgagcacgacgtcgacggtCAGAAGGTTATCGCTTAGGGTGGCACCTGACGCTGCTCGATGTATCCGGAAGGGTTAAAGTAAAGTAGCGAGCACGATGTCGCATGTCGCCACTCAATCTTGATCTTGGGCAGTCCTGTTAAGGCGTAGAACTCTAGTATGCAGGGATAGATTGTGATTATTCAGGGAGTTTCAAGAAGTGTGTGAAGTGAATACGTGTATGTAATGTATTCTGTAGGTAAGCTGTGCCCGGTGTAAACGCGCCACGACCTAGACCTCTAGTCATGTCAGATATAGGTATGACTGGGGCTACTTGAGAGGCTTGACCGGATGGCTACTCACCACGCATCACCGCAGAAGTTACAGGGGGTAAGGGGGGGTAGGGCGCGGAATCAAATtggcggtggaggcgtCGCACCTCAATGTCGACTGCGATGACCTTGTTGTGCTCGCACTAGTCGTCCTGATCATACTCCTTGCtctccccatcccctccatcccctccaTCACCATTTACATTGCTTAACATAAGAACCCATCGGCCGATAAATCTTTCAGCCTTACACTTCTCTGGCATTGTTGCATTCCCTCACCGCAGGGCAATCCTTCAACATGGCACAGTGAGTTCAGTCCCATTACGCAACAGAGCGTGTTGAGCTGACCCTCCAGACAtggcgagctcaagaaACTCGGCGTTACAGCACCTATCAGTGTCGAGTCCCCCAAGCCAGATGACCTCAAGTCGAGCGACGGTGAGTGCATCGCCGCTGCTAAACCCTGTAGACGCAAGTTAATAACAGCCCTCATGGCGGACCTTGTCCAGCTGAACCAGTTTGAGtcggagcgcgagcggaAAGTTCGGTGAGCCACAGTCTCGTGTCCCTCCATCTGACATTAGCGAGAAACTCCTCTCCAGCAtccagcagctcgtcaCCAAGTTCGTCCATGACGTCTACATCAAGCAGGGGATGTCTGAGAAGGTagcgagcgaggcgggcggCCGCATCTACACATCTGGTTCTTATCGGTACGTCGAGCACAAAGACATTGGTTCTTCCACCATTCGTCATGCATCATTGTCGACCACCAGTGGTTGACGCGTCGCAGACTTGGCGTCCATGGACCTGGCTCCGATATCGACACCATCTGCGTATGTCCGCGCGACATTTACCACGAGCACTTCTTCAATGAGTTCCAGCAGATGTTGCGCGATTGGCCCGCTGTCACGGAGATTTCAGTGCGTACCCGCATCCATCAAGTactgacgccaggctgTCTCTTCGGCATTCGTGCCCGTCATGAAGACGGTTATCTcgggagtggaggtcgatCTTCTCTTCGCTCGCGTCAACTTGCCAGAGGTGCGTTGATGTACGCTGCGGGCGACAaactgacatcaggcgGGCGACAAACTGGACATTGAGAAGGACGAGATTCTGCGCGGCGTTGACGATGCGTCGCAGCGAAGTCTCAACGGTGCGACGCTCCGTTGTCCACGCTGACCGCAGGCCCCCGAGTCACAGACATGATTCTCAACCTCGTACCCAACGTCGAAACCTTCCGCACGGCGCTTCGAAGCATTCGTCTCTGGGCGAAGCGTAAGTCGGGCCTGTTTCGGCTCTCAACTGACGTCAGGACGAGGCATCTACTCAAACGTCCTCGGTTTCCCGGGCGGTGTAGCGTGggccctcctcaccgcgcGTATCTGCCAATTATACCCGAACGCCGCACCGTCGACAATCGTGTCAAAGTTCTTCCCGATCTACTACCAGTGGGGCTGGCCGCAGCCTGTGCTTCTCAAACGCATCGACTCGGGACCCCCCAACATGACCCACACTGTGTGGAACCCAAGAACTGACCGCCGTGACATGGCACACCGTATGCCCGTGATTACGCCGGCCTACCCCTCAATGTGCTCGACGCACAACATCACCGCGTCGACAATGACGGTGATCAAGAACGAGATGCTGCGCGGTGAGTCCCACAGCCTGGCAGGACTGACGTGCAGCAATGCAGATTACCGACAAGATTGTGTCCAACCCAGGATCCTCGTGGGTGGAGCTCttcgacaaggtcgactTCTTCGGCCAGTATAGGATATACGTCCAGGTCATCgctgcggcgtcgaccgcgGAGGGCATCAAGGACTGGTGAATTGTCGTATGGAGGTCAGCTGACATACAGGAGCGGTATGGTCGAGTCGCGTATCCGCACACTAGTGCAGGACCTGGAGATGACCGACacggtcctcctcgcccatccACAGACTGGCGGAGTGTCTAACACGTTCATCTGCCTCACTGAAGAAGAGCAGGCAGCCGCCTCTCAGGGCGAGCTGAGCGTCGAGGCAAtgaagcgcaaggaggaggacttTGTCGGGCAAGACTATAAGATGGTGTACACCAAGAACTTCTTCATTGGCCTTGACATCGAGAAGAAGCCTAGTGAGTGTGGTTTGACAGTGTCAACGGCCCAGACTGACAAGACGCAGAGGGCGCACAGGGTGGCGGCCGcatcctcaacctcttTTACCCTAGCAAGAGGTTCTGTGCGGCATGCCAGCAGTGGGACAAGTACGATGAGCAGGAGATGAGTGTCATCCTTCGGCCAGCCAGGCGGTGAGTACTCTTCTGCGCACACTCATCCCAGCTCTGACCTCCCATTCTACGTCT of Cutaneotrichosporon cavernicola HIS019 DNA, chromosome: 4 contains these proteins:
- the BAT2 gene encoding uncharacterized protein (Amino-transferase class IV), which codes for MPAELKASSLYFSPISPSHKPTAGKDGYGKYMLTVPWSRTSGWGQPKIAARQDISLDPLAGVLQYAVTCFEGMKCYKDDQGELRLFRPAKNFDRLKRSAARVGLPDQWDNDELLDLLGKLLDLESDLVPAVDGENLYIRPTLLETSESFGIKDDAYASDALLYVVTSLNLGKGLYASSEGEGIRLDACSQFIRAWPGGHGSYKLGANYGTVQVAKRPGYAMSLWLHTVDGKEYLSEAGGMNVWVIKEAKDGFLEFTTMGLENGIVLPGITRESIIELLNDHASGKAEFPIAGMPKNIRVVERDIPMEEITEGVKDGSLKGMFGCGTGVVVVQIGNITSQGKEYKIPSNPLIKLLRDAMTGIQRGRIEHGDWSYVVPGWDGKQHEHDVDGQKVIA
- the PAP1 gene encoding uncharacterized protein (Poly(A) polymerase predicted RNA binding domain), which produces MAQHGELKKLGVTAPISVESPKPDDLKSSDALMADLVQLNQFESERERKVREKLLSSIQQLVTKFVHDVYIKQGMSEKVASEAGGRIYTSGSYRLGVHGPGSDIDTICVCPRDIYHEHFFNEFQQMLRDWPAVTEISAVSSAFVPVMKTVISGVEVDLLFARVNLPEAGDKLDIEKDEILRGVDDASQRSLNGPRVTDMILNLVPNVETFRTALRSIRLWAKRRGIYSNVLGFPGGVAWALLTARICQLYPNAAPSTIVSKFFPIYYQWGWPQPVLLKRIDSGPPNMTHTVWNPRTDRRDMAHRMPVITPAYPSMCSTHNITASTMTVIKNEMLRAMQITDKIVSNPGSSWVELFDKVDFFGQYRIYVQVIAAASTAEGIKDWSGMVESRIRTLVQDLEMTDTVLLAHPQTGGVSNTFICLTEEEQAAASQGELSVEAMKRKEEDFVGQDYKMVYTKNFFIGLDIEKKPKGAQGGGRILNLFYPSKRFCAACQQWDKYDEQEMSVILRPARRSDLPFYVFPDGVPKPKKKGKREKVATESGTEEQPDGSGQGPAKRSKSAGGMEETDEAAPAAAADCLSGAGNTGEEPTPNNAGPSPVEVQTPTGLDHAASPSKVAQASFTSTANGAAEATNDGGKAVLNGA